From Scatophagus argus isolate fScaArg1 chromosome 2, fScaArg1.pri, whole genome shotgun sequence, a single genomic window includes:
- the glb1 gene encoding beta-galactosidase, with translation MSLLISGSILLLLLGLPLGTPRSFSVDYKSDCFRKDGEEFRYISGSIHYSRIPRAYWKDRLLKMYMAGLNAIQTYIPWNYHEESSGHYSFSGDRDLEYFLQLANDIGLLVILRPGPYICGEWDMGGLPAWLLRKKDIVLRSSDPDYIAAVDKWMGKLLPMIKPYLYQNGGPIITVQVENEYGSYFACDYNYLRHLTKLFRSHLGDEVVLFTTDGAGLGYLRCGSIQGLYATVDFGPSSNVTAAFQAQRHAEPHGPLVNSEFYTGWLDNWGSPHAVVSSAIVAKSLNEILAVRANVNLYMFIGGTNFGYWNGANSPYRPQPTSYDYDAPLSEAGDLTEKYFAIREVIKMYRKIPEGPSPPTTPKYAYETVLMKRLQTVSDALEKLSFSGPVKSTYPLTFVELNQAFGYVLYRTAMPVDCSTPTPLSSPLNGVHDRAYVSVDGVAVGILERNNVITINVTGKAGSQLDILVENMGRINYGKDINDFKGLVSNLTLGTETLHDWTMYSLSVDEAVSQGLLNETNPTDAPLSLPAFYQGSFIIPDGIPDLPQDTYIKLPNWRKGQVWINGFNVGRYWPTRGPQVTLFVPANILSTAAPNNVTVLELEEAPCSSEPCRVEFTATPILNAAVQSVH, from the exons CTCGGGACGCCCCGTTCATTCAGCGTGGATTACAAGAGCGACTGCTTTCGGAAAGATGGGGAAGAGTTTCGTTACATATCAGGAAGCATCCATTACAGCAGGATCCCCCGAGCCTACTGGAAGGATCGGCTGCTCAAGATGTACATGGCGGGACTGAACGCCATCCAGAC GTACATCCCCTGGAACTACCACGAGGAGTCTTCAGGCCACTACAGTTTCAGTGGAGACCGGGATTTGGAGTATTTCCTTCAGCTGGCCAATGACATTGGTTTACTGGTCATCCTCCGGCCCGGACCCTACATATGTGGAGAGTGGGACATG GGTGGGCTCCCTGCCTGGCTTCTCAGGAAGAAAGACATTGTGCTGAGGTCTTCAGATCCGG ATTACATCGCAGCAGTGGACAAGTGGATGGGGAAGCTGCTGCCAATGATAAAACCTTATCTCTACCAAAATGGAGGTCCTATAATCACCGTGCAG GTGGAGAATGAATATGGCAGTTACTTCGCCTGTGACTACAACTACTTGCGGCACCTTACCAAGCTGTTCCGGTCTCACCTGGGCGACGAGGTGGTGCTCTTCACCACAGACGGAGCCGGGCTCGGATACCTCAGATGTGGCTCGATACAAGGACTATACGCCACCGTTGACTTTGGTCCCA GTTCAAATGTGACCGCGGCCTTTCAGGCGCAGAGACACGCTGAACCTCATGGACCTTTG GTGAACTCTGAGTTTTACACCGGCTGGCTGGACAACTGGGGGTCACCTCACGCTGTCGTGTCGTCTGCCATAGTGGCCAAGTCCCTCAATGAGATCCTGGCCGTGAGAGCAAACGTCAACCT GTACATGTTCATAGGAGGAACAAACTTTGGATACTGGAACG GTGCCAATTCCCCATACAGACCACAGCCCACGAGCTACGACTACGACGCTCCGCTCAGTGAAGCTGGAGACCTCACAGAGAAGTACTTCGCTATTCGAGAGGTGATCAAAATG TACCGTAAGATACCAGAGGGGCCATCGCCACCAACAACTCCAAAGTATGCATATGAAACTGTTCTGATGAAAAGA CTCCAGACGGTATCAGATGCCTTAGAAAAACTGTCTTTCTCCGGCCCTGTGAAAAGCACTTATCCTCTGACTTTCGTTGAACTGAACCAG GCCTTTGGTTATGTGCTCTACAGGACTGCTATGCCTGTTGACTGCAGCACACCGACTCCACTGTCGTCTCCGCTGAACGGCGTCCATGACAGGGCGTATGTGTCAGTGGACGGG GTGGCTGTGGGGATTCTCGAAAGGAACAATGTCATAACCATCAATGTGACGGGGAAAGCTGGCAGTCAGCTGGACATACTGGTGGAGAATATGGGCCGAATCAACTACGGAAAAGACATCAACGACTTTAag GGCCTGGTATCCAACCTGACCCTGGGGACAGAAACGCTCCACGACTGGACCATGTACAGTCTCAGTGTCGATGAGGCTGTCAGTCAGGGCCTCCTGAATGAAACAAACCCCACAGATGCGCCTCTCTCCCTTCCGGCCTTCTACCAGGGAAGCTTCATCATTCCCGACGGCATCCCAGACCTCCCCCAGGACACCTACATCAAACTGCCCAACTGGAGGAAG ggACAAGTTTGGATCAACGGCTTTAATGTGGGACGTTACTGGCCGACCCGAGGCCCTCAGGTGACACTTTTCGTCCCTGCCAACATCCTGAGCACAGCTGCACCCAACAATGTGACGGTcctggagctggaggaggctcCCTGCAGCTCAGAGCCGTGTAGGGTGGAGTTTACTGCGACCCCCATCCTGAACGCAGCAGTCCAGTCTGTCCACTAA
- the cldnd1b gene encoding claudin domain-containing protein 1b: MVDNRYATALVIGSVLSLLATVYLSVAVGTQHWYQYSSPSVKREWGNASELREEFINGEFDEKTYSDTMFRLNGTLGLWWRCILVPGQSHWFKEPDPKMETQCVSFTLPQQFSPKYKYPGNHNSEENLLRTYLWRSQFLLPLVSLALVFLSGLVGVCACLCRSFTPTLVVGVLHLLAGLCSLGTVCCFLAGVDLLHECSPPPEGVEGSLGWSLYLALISFPLQMMAAALFLWAARSHRKNYTRMTAYRVA, from the exons ATGGTAGACAACCGCTATGCCACAGCTCTGGTGATCGGCTCGGTGCTGAGCCTGCTGGCCACAGTGTACCTCTCTGTGGCTGTGGGAACTCAGCACTGGTACCAGTACAGCAGTCCATCAGTTAAACGTGAGTGGGGCAACGCCTCCGAGCTCAGAGAGGAGTTCATCAATGGGGAGTTTGACGAGAAGACTTACAGCGACACCATGTTCCGCCTGAACGGCACACTGGGACTGTGGTGGAGGTGCATCCTGGTGCCCGGACAGTCACACTGGTTCAAAGAGCCAG ATCCGAAGATGGAGACGCAGTGTGTGAGCTTCACTCTTCCACAGCAGTTTAGTCCAAAGTACAAGTACCCTGGAAACCATAACAGTGAAGAAAATCTGCTGAGAACAT ACTTGTGGAGGTCCCAGTTTCTCCTGCCCTTGGTGTCTCTGGCTTTGGTGTTCCTCAGTGGCCTTGTTGGGGTCTGTGCCTGCCTGTGCCGCAGCTTCACCCCCACCTTGGTTGTGGGAGTGCTCCATCTACTTGCTG GCCTGTGCTCTCTGGGCACCGTCTGCTGTTTCCTGGCCGGTGTGGATTTGCTCCACGAGTGTTCCCCACCACCAGAAGGGGTGGAGGGCTCGCTGGGCTGGTCCCTCTACCTCGCCCTCATCTCCTTCCCTCTTCAGATGATGGCAGCTGCTTTGTTCCTGTGGGCGGCCAGGAGTCACCGCAAAAACTACACCCGCATGACTGCTTACAGAGTGGCCTAA
- the LOC124074395 gene encoding N-acyl-aromatic-L-amino acid amidohydrolase (carboxylate-forming) B-like: MEHVSLPPLSRVAICGGTHGNEISGVYIVREMQKQKVDRAGSLSITTVLSNPRAVDACRRYVDTDLNRCFTDALLSAPITDSSPYELRRAQELNTQLGPKGGQGAVDFLCDLHNTTSNMGLCLIFYSLDWLSLHILKYIQSKMTFAPVRAIQLDIPLSEAYSLESVGKHGFAFEVGPQPNGVLRADIFNMMKEAVDLTIEWLQAFNSGSTFEGGVVEAYTLVKSVDYPRDPTTNEITAAIHPQLQDNDFKLLRPGDPVFLTFSGEVVKHAGEELYPFFINECAYYEKNIAFHLAKKITLTFPSISVKKD; the protein is encoded by the exons ATGGAGCACGTCTCTTTGCCCCCACTGTCCCGTGTCGCAATATGTGGCGGCACACACGGAAATGAGATTTCGGGGGTGTACATAGTGAGAGAAATGCAGAAGCAGAAGGTGGATCGAGCTGGATCTCTTTCCATAACCACTGTCCTATCAAACCCTCGGGCTGTGGATGCTTGCAGAAGATACGTAGACACAGATCTCAATCGCTGTTTCACAGATGCCTTGCTGAG TGCTCCCATAACAGACTCTTCACCCTATGAGTTGAGGCGAGCCCAAGAGCTGAACACTCAGCTTGGGCCCAAAGGAGGCCAAGGGGCTGTGGATTTCCTCTGtgacctccacaacaccacctcCAACATGGGCCTGTGCCTCATCTTTTACTCCTTAGACTGGCTTAGCCTGCACATTTTGAAGTACATACAG AGCAAGATGACCTTTGCCCCTGTGAGAGCAATCCAGCTGGACATCCCTCTCTCTGAGGCTTATTCCCTTGAGTCAGTGGGCAAACATGGCTTCG caTTTGAGGTCGGCCCTCAACCCAACGGAGTGCTCAGAGCTGACATCTTTAACATGATGAAAGAGGCCGTGGACCTGACAATAGAATGGCTTCAGGCATTCAATTCTG GAAGTACTTTTGAAGGAGGTGTAGTGGAGGCATACACTTTGGTGAAGAGTGTGGACTACCCAAGGGATCCTACAACTAATGAGATTACTGCTGCCATACATCCCCAGCTGCAG gaTAATGACTTCAAGCTCCTCCGACCAGGCGACCCCGTGTTCCTGACATTTTCTGGCGAGGTGGTGAAGCATGCGGGAGAAGAACTCTACCCTTTCTTTATAAATGAATGTGCTTACTATGAGAAGAACATTGCTTTCCACTTAGCCAAGAAGATCACTTTGACCTTCCCATCCATAAGTGTGAAGAAGGACTGA